The following is a genomic window from Methanothermobacter tenebrarum.
TCATTTCTTGATGAAATAAAAATTAGAAGCCTTCAAGGAAAATCTTGGAAAAATTTATAAAGTTAACCAAGAGCTATAGGAGGAAAGCCAAAATTTCAAAGAATCCTGAGGGAGGGCTGACCCAAAAAAATAAACTCTAATCCCATCCCTTACATCTTTTTGCTTTCTTTAAGGGTTTTGAAGTTGTGGGAATCAACCCACTTACACAACCCTTTAAAATTCCATTATTGTTGTTGGTTATATTGTTGTTTTTTTATTGTGCAATTGCTTCCTTGGAGGTAGATTCCATTGTTTCCGTTGGTTATTGTGAATTCTACTATTTGCACGTTTTGGTATGCTTACAGTTTGATTGGTGGGGTTTATTATGGCTGTGTTTTTTGGTGGTCTGGTTTTTTGATTAACGTGATATTGTTTTTATGATAACGTTCTTTTGATACACGCTTGGGATCTGCTATTAGTGTGTGTCCTTCACTTGCGTTGCTTTGATTGTAATTGTATTCAATTGTGGCCTTTGGTTATCTTGAATCCTTTTTTTATGGGTGCGTCGCTCACTGGGGGATTACTGTGACTACTGGGTTTTCCCATGTTTTTTTGCTTTTATTGTTCTTGTTTCTTGTCCAGTTAATATCATGTTTTTTTGTAGTGTGGGGCGCCGCTAAAACCGAGCATTTCGGATGGTGAAGGCATTAAATGGTGTGAATTCCTTGTACATGAGCCTTGAAACATCTTAAGGCATAAAAGGGTACTTAAGCCTCGCTATATGTTGGATAAGTCAGTGAAACTTTAGTTACTTTAACTCCATAAGTAAATTTTTATATATTCGTTTTCATTTTAGATTACCTTTGGGGATCACAGGGTATAAGTTTTCAAAGTTGTGGGTTAATAAATAGTGATCGCCCTTGGATTTTTATAGAGCTTGAAGATTGAGGGGGTGAAAATGAATAAAAAATTGGCGGCTCTGATAATAGTGTTAGTGATAGTGGTTGGTGGCTATCTAGGCTATTATGCCTATGCCATGACAACACTTGTTCCAGAGGACTTAAAAACATTTAAAAGTGAGCTAAAGTCAGTAGAAGAACCATTTTTAACTTCCGCTGAGATAAAAGAAATGAAGGAACTTTCATCTATGCTTGAAGGGACTGATCTCAAAGTTATCCCCCAAGAAGAAAGAAAAAAGATGGCCGATGAACTGAGAAAAGATTATTTTGGAAATATGACAAAAGAATTTCAAGAATTTAAGTATAATTGTACAAGGAACCGCGAAGATGTAGCTTTCAGATATGACATTTTATTGATGGGGGATGTTGCAAGTGACATAAGAGAAGTCTACAGCAAAGACATAGAACAAAAAATGGAAAAATTGGTGAACTTAACGAACAAGATGCCTGACGACTTTGAAAAAGGCGACACAGAAGCCTTTAAGGCAGATATAGACGAACTTGTAAAGTTGATGGAGGAATTGGAGGATTGGAGAGTCAATGTGGCGAAGCCGAAACTTCAGAGTATTGTGGAAAGACTAGGTGGCTGACCAGGGAACTTAATCTTTTAATTCCCCCCTTGTTTTTTTTTTTTTTTTTATGGGAATTCCCCCTTCAAAATTTTCAAAATAAGAATACTCTTTTTATAGGATGCCCCTCAAAGATAGTAATTTATATCACTCCCCCAATTATTCTAATAATATCGGCTAAAAGATCATTGAAATAATCTGTTAGAGGTTGTGATTTTTTTTGAATGAAAAAAGCAAAAGTACAGCGGGTGTTGATCTCATCACTGGAGATCCTAAAAAGGCCATTTTGAAATTGTCAAGTCACCTTGTCGTTGCCATGCTCCTAACATCAACTTATAATTTGATAGATGCTATTTGGGTTTCTGGCCTAGGAGGAAGTGCCCTTGCAGCTATTGGATTTGTCACGCCACTCTATATGGTGCTTGTTGGCCTTTCAAATGGTCTTGGTGCTGGTGCAACATCAGCCATTTCCAGGTGCATAGGGGCTGGTGACACAAAAAGAGTGAACAACAGTGCAATACATGCTATAATACTCACACTTATAATCTCACTTTTTATAACATTTTTGTTAGAATTTTTCTTAAAGGATCTGCTTTTAATGTTAGGAGCAAAGACTACGCTTAATCTTTCCCTTATCTATGGCCGTATAGTATTTGTCGGGACAATTTTCATGTTATTTACTGGTTCTGCCTATGGGATCCTGAGGGGTGAGGGTGACACCAAAAGAACAATGTATGCCATGATGGTATCAGCTATAATCAACATGATACTGGATCCTATCCTTATCTATTCCCTTGGGATGGGTATTGCAGGAGCGGCATGGGCAACCCTGGCATCCCAATTTATTGTATCGGCTGTTATAATATACTGGTTCTTTCACAAGAAAGATACTTTCACAAGTTTGTCATGGAAGTATTTCAAAGCAGACTTCCAGGTCGCTAAATCCATTCTAGAAGTTGCATTACCAGCCAGTGTAGAATTTTTGGTGATTTCAATGGGCACAGCCATCTTGAATATAATATTTGTTGCAGTCGCTGGAACAGATGCAGTAGCGATCTATTCTGCCGGTTGGAGGGTTGTGATGATAGGCTTCGTACCCCTCATATCAATCGGCGCGGGTACCATTACAGTTGCTGGAGTGGCATATGGAGCCAGAAAATATAAGAACCTTTCAATAGCCCATAGTTATTCTATAAAAATAGGCATGCTCGTAGCAATAGCTACAAGTATCTTAACTTTCATACTTGCACCTTATATTTCAATGATATTCACATATTCTCCACAGACAAGCCACCTATCCCCCCTTATAACAGAATTCCTCAGGACAATGTGCCTATTCTATATCTTCATACCCCCAGGGCTCATGTCAAACTCCATATTCCAGGGTATGGGAAAAGGAACAACCTCACTAATATTAACGATAATAAGACAATTACTCTTCATAGTCATATTCGCATATATACTAGCCATAATCTTTAACCTTGGCCAAAAGGGGGCATGGTGGGGTATAGTCGCAGGAGACATAGTAGGAAGCACAATAGCCTATCTCTGGGCCCGAATTTACATAAACAGATTACAAAGAATTGGCTCGGCTTAATCCACTGCAAACAAAAGAAAAACCACTCCTTGCTTATGTGAAGAACTCTAATTCATGAGCACTTATACTAGTGGGCTCTTTCAGTCTTGGGTAGAAGGTGCCCCCCCAGATGTTCATGGACATAACCTTTGAACCATTCCTAGGCTATCCCACTGGTAATAACAAGATCCTTTATAGGAAACAAATTTTCTGATTTTATCCTCCCTATTTAATGGCATGTTAGCAGCAACAAAAAAAAGTTTTATTTTGAATCGGCTCTTAACCCAAATTTTTTATGTCAATGACTTTAAGGGGAAAACTAGATCAAAAAATTCCCTCTAGAAATCTAAACTTTCCATTTTTTAAGTCTGAATAACCTTTCCAGTGAATGGTGTAACTCATTGGCTAATTGGATGGGTCCCCCATTCTTTCCATTTCAATGTTCTTCCTTCATGACCACTTTATCTGCTGCATTTGAATTTCGTGGCGCTCCTCCAATAGAGATCGTCATTAGAAAAAAAATAACGAAATTTGTGCCATCGGGTATTTTTCTAACACTTTTTCAGTCCTTTTCAACATCCCTTACAAAAAAATCGTACCCCTTGGACACTTTGATTTTTTAAGTGATAATCTTGATACAGTTATGTCAAACCTCTTACCTTTATATTTCAATTCTAAAACACAAATCTTGTCGTTTCCTAAAAAATGAAAACATTTCCTCTCTTTTTCCAATCTTACATTGAAATCTGGATGCATTTTATGAATTTCCCATGCTAAATTGAGTGTTGAAAAATCCGCTTCAGAATAGACCGATCCTTTCACGCTTATTCAACACATTTTCTATGCTAAACATTCTTCTTTTCCCTCCAATGCAACCTCCTATAAGATTTGGCGCTGAAATCGCCCAAAAGCGATTTGGGCGGGGACTTAAAGTCCAAGCCAGATACTTTGCTTGTTAAAGGACTCGAAGGGCAAAAATTGCATAACAATTTTAAGCGCTCATTCGCCACCTCATTTTTTATCACCAATATAATCTATTTGCCCCCATCCCTCCAAGCAATCCTCAGGATTCATTTAGCTTCGTCAGCCCTCCTGGCGTAGGATAATAATCTTGTTAACTACTAGGTCAAGAAAAGATCCTGCTCTCTCCCAACAAAAACATTTCAATCCTCTGTAGTTAAAAACTCAGCTCCACTTAAAGCGTGGGATAAGCATTCAACTAATTCTAGAGGAGGAATTTCCACCCAAGTTGCTTTATCGAATCCAATGTAACCCCCAGGCTTTACTACCATCTTATACTCGTTTATGGGCTTGAAGGCATTTACAGAATCGCTAATAAACTGCATTGAAAAGATCCTTCTCCAAAAAGGGTTCTGAGCATCTGCTGCCTTAAATCTTATCATTTTACCCTTTTTCTTAGCTCTTTCTACCCTTTTAACCATTATCTTTGATATTGCAACCATATTTGCCATATAGCATCTACAACCTCCAAAAAACCGTATGAGTATGTGACTAGTTCTTTAATGGGCTTTCAATCCACCCAAATGTTTAGTCAGCCCCAAGAAGACTGTAGTACAAAATAAGAACCTGGTTTTGAAGTTGTTTTTGATGTGAATTATTTCTTTGTTCATTTTCCCCTATAAATAAGACAATTTTGGAACGACTTTATAGTGGGGCGAGCGAGCCTTTCGTATAACGTTTTCGTTAGGCGTGGGCGATAACCCCCTGAAGTGAACATCATCGAAAGGAATCGTAGACGGAGAGCGCATATTTCTTCCATCTATACCTTACTAACATCTATTTGAACATCTCCAAATCTTAGATTTTATATCCACCGAGTTTTATCATGGCTTTAAATTGTTTTTCTATCTTCAATACTGTTAGGATAAACTGATGA
Proteins encoded in this region:
- a CDS encoding MATE family efflux transporter; this translates as MNEKSKSTAGVDLITGDPKKAILKLSSHLVVAMLLTSTYNLIDAIWVSGLGGSALAAIGFVTPLYMVLVGLSNGLGAGATSAISRCIGAGDTKRVNNSAIHAIILTLIISLFITFLLEFFLKDLLLMLGAKTTLNLSLIYGRIVFVGTIFMLFTGSAYGILRGEGDTKRTMYAMMVSAIINMILDPILIYSLGMGIAGAAWATLASQFIVSAVIIYWFFHKKDTFTSLSWKYFKADFQVAKSILEVALPASVEFLVISMGTAILNIIFVAVAGTDAVAIYSAGWRVVMIGFVPLISIGAGTITVAGVAYGARKYKNLSIAHSYSIKIGMLVAIATSILTFILAPYISMIFTYSPQTSHLSPLITEFLRTMCLFYIFIPPGLMSNSIFQGMGKGTTSLILTIIRQLLFIVIFAYILAIIFNLGQKGAWWGIVAGDIVGSTIAYLWARIYINRLQRIGSA